Proteins from a genomic interval of Psychrobacter urativorans:
- the nadR gene encoding multifunctional transcriptional regulator/nicotinamide-nucleotide adenylyltransferase/ribosylnicotinamide kinase NadR gives MYDTGMMIGHFEPLHLGQMRSILAAAGQAKSLHIVITTHPSPHPDFDITLQDKARWLQMACAELPFIHIHTTDEIALPLHEDFSDITIDIAATNAKLQRLTEALSLSKDTVLFIADNHPLAQSNTQALLLMPIVTTPLQPDFNSYAIALDPVAHWSAIHPQARRDYTKTVAIVGGESSGKTTLVHKLANYYGASFVLEMGRLYVGTDLGGKEIGLQYSDYAPIALNHAQAIREATAVATAPVTIIDTDFVTTQAFCEEYEGRTSPFVSSCIDEFRLDHTIMLDNNTPWVADGMRSLGNPEARGRFEQRLLDIFFRHDIQPHVIDKPDYDARYQQALTFIDQHIYGKKLKTQ, from the coding sequence ATGTACGATACGGGTATGATGATTGGTCATTTTGAACCACTACATTTAGGACAGATGCGCAGTATTTTAGCGGCAGCGGGACAAGCAAAAAGCTTACATATCGTTATCACAACGCATCCTTCGCCCCATCCTGATTTTGATATCACTTTACAAGATAAGGCGCGTTGGCTACAAATGGCTTGTGCTGAGCTGCCTTTTATTCATATTCATACCACTGATGAAATCGCACTACCGCTACATGAGGATTTTAGTGATATTACTATCGATATTGCCGCTACCAACGCAAAATTGCAGCGCTTAACCGAGGCATTAAGTTTATCCAAAGACACGGTATTATTTATCGCGGACAATCATCCGTTGGCACAAAGTAACACGCAAGCGCTGTTATTAATGCCCATCGTTACCACCCCGCTACAGCCAGATTTTAACTCCTATGCTATCGCTCTCGACCCCGTTGCACATTGGTCAGCGATTCATCCGCAAGCGCGTCGCGACTATACTAAAACAGTTGCCATCGTCGGCGGTGAGAGTTCCGGTAAGACAACATTGGTACATAAACTTGCTAATTATTATGGCGCTAGTTTTGTGTTGGAAATGGGACGTTTATATGTGGGAACGGATTTAGGCGGTAAGGAGATTGGACTGCAATACAGCGATTATGCACCTATTGCGCTTAATCATGCGCAAGCGATACGTGAGGCGACCGCAGTAGCGACCGCACCAGTAACGATTATTGATACCGACTTTGTAACCACGCAAGCGTTTTGTGAAGAATATGAAGGACGCACCAGTCCATTTGTGAGCTCGTGCATTGATGAATTTCGTCTAGACCATACGATTATGCTTGATAACAATACGCCTTGGGTCGCGGATGGAATGCGCTCATTAGGTAATCCTGAAGCGCGTGGACGTTTTGAGCAGCGACTGTTAGATATTTTTTTCCGTCATGATATCCAGCCTCATGTGATTGACAAGCCAGATTACGATGCGCGTTATCAACAAGCCCTAACCTTCATCGATCAGCATATTTATGGTAAAAAACTAAAAACACAATAA
- a CDS encoding PspC domain-containing protein: MATLAKLHRSQNNRMIAGVMGGIAEYVGWSPMWVRLLFVIISSLSAAVPGILIYIVLWIIMPNASTQSYN, translated from the coding sequence TTGGCTACATTAGCAAAGTTACATCGCTCACAGAATAATCGTATGATTGCAGGTGTGATGGGTGGTATTGCAGAGTATGTAGGATGGTCACCGATGTGGGTGCGACTATTATTTGTGATAATTTCCTCATTGAGCGCAGCAGTACCCGGTATCTTAATCTATATTGTATTATGGATTATCATGCCAAATGCATCTACTCAGTCATATAATTAA
- a CDS encoding amidohydrolase family protein translates to MMDLIIKNAQLSNRKHLVNLSIKDGVIKSIDEVENHDLDTAPTKTVYDAQGNFVCSGFYESHIHLDKACILDRCSVEDGDLEEAVNETGKAKEAFTEIDVFTRASRVIEMAIKKGTVGLRTFVETDEKTQLRSFEAIKKVRGKYAFAIDIEICAFAQDGLTDSPETYALLQQALSQGADLVGGCPYKDDNPHQHIDMIFDLAQQFNVNVDFHLDFDLDHEDSSIPKLVEETIKRNYQGRVSIGHVTKLSAMDKAQRFEMAALLKFANITLTVLPATDIFLNGRDYDALIPRGMVNANELSEMGINTTIASNNILNAFTPYGDASLIRMATMYANLAQLAKDTEIADVFAMISKNPAKLLSHHIEIEIGATASLVVLEAKDAVEAIRTTAQALAGFKNGKQTFCNQAAFICFD, encoded by the coding sequence ATGATGGATTTGATAATAAAAAATGCTCAATTATCTAACCGTAAACACTTGGTAAATCTCAGTATCAAAGACGGCGTTATTAAAAGTATCGACGAAGTTGAAAACCATGACCTTGACACCGCTCCCACCAAAACAGTTTATGACGCTCAAGGCAACTTTGTGTGTAGTGGCTTTTATGAAAGTCATATCCATCTTGATAAAGCCTGCATCTTAGACCGCTGTAGCGTAGAGGACGGCGATTTAGAAGAAGCTGTGAATGAAACTGGTAAAGCGAAAGAAGCCTTTACCGAAATAGATGTGTTCACGCGCGCCTCAAGAGTGATAGAAATGGCAATTAAAAAAGGCACGGTCGGGCTGCGTACATTCGTTGAAACCGATGAGAAAACCCAATTACGCAGCTTTGAGGCGATAAAAAAGGTACGGGGAAAATATGCGTTTGCCATTGATATCGAAATTTGCGCCTTTGCTCAAGATGGCTTGACTGATTCACCAGAAACCTACGCACTACTACAGCAGGCGCTATCGCAAGGCGCAGATTTGGTCGGTGGCTGCCCTTATAAAGATGACAATCCGCATCAGCATATCGACATGATATTTGACTTAGCGCAGCAATTTAACGTTAATGTTGATTTTCATCTGGATTTTGATTTAGACCATGAAGACTCAAGCATTCCAAAATTAGTGGAAGAAACCATCAAACGCAATTATCAAGGTCGCGTGTCTATCGGTCATGTCACCAAACTTTCTGCTATGGATAAAGCGCAGCGCTTTGAAATGGCAGCATTATTAAAATTCGCCAATATTACCTTAACCGTGCTCCCAGCCACTGATATTTTTTTGAATGGGCGTGATTATGATGCCTTGATACCCCGAGGTATGGTAAACGCTAATGAATTGTCGGAAATGGGTATTAATACCACCATTGCCAGTAATAACATTTTGAATGCCTTTACGCCTTATGGTGACGCCTCACTTATCAGAATGGCAACTATGTATGCCAACCTTGCTCAATTGGCAAAAGACACTGAAATAGCCGATGTTTTTGCCATGATTAGTAAAAACCCTGCTAAATTATTGTCGCACCACATTGAAATAGAAATTGGTGCCACAGCTAGTTTAGTGGTATTAGAAGCTAAAGATGCCGTGGAAGCCATTCGAACCACTGCACAGGCATTAGCAGGATTTAAGAATGGTAAGCAGACTTTCTGCAATCAAGCCGCCTTCATTTGCTTTGATTAA
- a CDS encoding DUF962 domain-containing protein, translating into MFRIHQHRVSKRSLEQWLSEYAVSHQNLINKKIHWLCVPAIFVSILGMGMSLSVCFTLVLSALVLLFYMQLSTPLFLGMGLFILICLAVMTLLPWGFKVWASIFVIAWIGQFVGHKIEGKKPSFFEDLQFLLIGPAWVANSLLPNKKSNDN; encoded by the coding sequence ATGTTTCGTATCCATCAACACCGAGTATCAAAGCGGTCATTGGAGCAATGGCTTTCTGAATATGCCGTCAGTCACCAAAACTTAATCAATAAAAAAATCCATTGGCTGTGTGTGCCTGCTATCTTTGTTAGCATTTTAGGTATGGGCATGTCATTATCCGTTTGTTTCACCTTAGTGCTTAGCGCTTTAGTGCTGCTATTTTATATGCAGTTATCCACGCCATTATTTCTAGGGATGGGATTATTTATTCTGATTTGTCTGGCAGTCATGACCCTGTTACCTTGGGGCTTTAAAGTGTGGGCAAGTATCTTTGTCATAGCTTGGATTGGGCAATTCGTAGGACATAAAATCGAAGGTAAAAAGCCCTCTTTCTTTGAGGATTTACAGTTTTTATTGATTGGTCCAGCGTGGGTTGCTAATAGTTTACTGCCTAATAAAAAATCGAATGACAACTAA
- the pnuC gene encoding nicotinamide riboside transporter PnuC, with the protein MRIQLLDNITGKWAIQWIVIWFICGVAALSAGFWLTTEHTTLDIFYLGVSFIGLVCVVSLSFRKNVLGNGFGMAATAGEVVVQGTAGSVGLMLAPLFNFFTHVYGIFYWSKHTDPDGDMVPKSANKWIWLITATFIVIGLALFPTVNRILASYGFMVIEDDNSLFLGFISFFWINVIAFVLSITAQAAMILRYSFNWWLWIMSNFVWLVVNLMSGNYIFAIQTMIYQINSFIGLYEWHRSEQDALKIKTAKTIS; encoded by the coding sequence ATGCGCATTCAACTCTTGGACAATATCACCGGAAAATGGGCAATACAATGGATTGTCATTTGGTTCATTTGTGGCGTTGCTGCGTTATCAGCTGGATTTTGGCTGACCACTGAGCATACCACCTTAGATATATTTTATTTAGGCGTCTCATTTATTGGTTTAGTGTGCGTGGTATCGCTGTCTTTTCGAAAAAACGTATTAGGCAATGGTTTTGGTATGGCAGCAACGGCAGGTGAAGTGGTGGTTCAAGGGACTGCCGGTTCCGTTGGCTTAATGCTGGCACCGCTTTTTAACTTTTTTACTCATGTTTACGGTATTTTTTATTGGTCGAAGCATACCGATCCTGATGGTGACATGGTGCCCAAATCGGCGAACAAATGGATTTGGCTCATTACCGCCACCTTTATCGTCATCGGTTTGGCACTTTTTCCCACAGTAAATAGAATCCTTGCTAGTTATGGCTTTATGGTTATCGAAGACGATAACAGCCTGTTTTTAGGATTTATCTCTTTCTTTTGGATTAACGTCATCGCCTTTGTACTGTCCATTACCGCCCAAGCCGCAATGATTTTGCGCTATTCCTTTAACTGGTGGTTATGGATTATGTCGAACTTCGTTTGGTTGGTGGTCAACCTCATGTCTGGCAACTATATCTTTGCGATTCAAACCATGATTTATCAGATTAATTCATTTATTGGACTTTATGAATGGCATCGTAGCGAACAAGATGCACTCAAAATAAAAACTGCTAAAACAATAAGTTAA